Proteins encoded by one window of Capra hircus breed San Clemente chromosome 8, ASM170441v1, whole genome shotgun sequence:
- the FAM206A gene encoding protein Simiate: protein MTTEPEDPEAALAAEPAVPSLVDRYFTRWYKADVKGKPCEDHCILQHSNRICVITLAGSHPVLQSGKTIKSISYQISTNCSRLQNKVSGKFKRGAQFLTELAPLCKIYCSDGEEYTISSCVRGRLMEVNENILHKPSILQEKPSTEGYIAVVLPKFEESKSITEGLLTQKEYEEVVVKRLKATTAASRGARTEAE from the exons ATGACTACCGAGCCCGAGgaccctgaggctgccctggctGCTGAGCCTGCGGTGCCGTCGCTTGTGGATCGTTACTTTACTCGCTGGTACAAAGCGG ATGTCAAAGGAAAACCCTGTGAAGACCACTGTATACTACAGCACTCTAACCG AATATGTGTCATCACGTTGGCAGGATCTCATCCAGTTCTTCAAAGtggaaaaacaattaaaagcaTTTCTTATCAAATCAGTACCAACTGTAGCAGACTTCAGAACAAAGTCTCTGGGAAATTTAAGCGG GGGGCACAGTTTCTCACAGAACTTGCACCTCTGTGTAAGATTTACTGCTCAGATGGAGAAGAATATACCATATCTAG ctgTGTTAGGGGACGGTTGATGGAAGTGAATGAAAACATTCTCCATAAACCATCTATTCTTCAAGAGAAG CCGTCTACCGAAGGCTACATTGCAGTTGTGTTGCCCaaatttgaagaaagtaaaagCATAACAGAAGGGTTACTGACACAAAAGGAGTATGAAGAAGTTGTGGTGAAACGCCTCAAAGCCACAACAGCTGCCTCACGAGGGGCGAGGACTGAGGCGGAGTGA